A window of Hyperolius riggenbachi isolate aHypRig1 chromosome 1, aHypRig1.pri, whole genome shotgun sequence contains these coding sequences:
- the LOC137561498 gene encoding uncharacterized protein, translating into MRLFLIASLCDACEAAGRTVNEVRGQATQLPGSMLGPSTAMEQEHFQQAFHQQKLEEEQQPEEEQGEEEEQLEEESQPEEEQLEPLPSTTGEMTGKKMTFVQPPLSPDLHQPVAVGVLDVSPLQASHHHTPSRHDRYV; encoded by the exons ATGAGGCttttcctgattgcgtcattatgcgacgcatgtgaaGCTGCCGGGAGGACAGTGAACGAAGTGAGAGGACAGGCCACGCAGCTTCCAGGCAGCATGCTGGGACCTTCTACagccatggaacag GAACATTTCCAACAGGCTTTTCATCAGCAGAagctggaggaggagcagcagccgGAGGAGGAgcagggagaggaggaagagCAGCTGGAGGAGGAGTCCCAGCCAGAGGAGGAGCAGCTGGAGCCATTACCTAGCACTACTGGAGAGATGACTGGAAAGAAG ATGACTTTCGTGCAGCCACCACTTTCACCAGATCTGCATCAACCAGTGGCTGTGGGAGTGCTGGACGTGTCCCCTCTGCAGGCGTCACATCACCACACCCCATCCCGCCATGATAGATAT